In a genomic window of Gloeocapsopsis dulcis:
- a CDS encoding peptidylprolyl isomerase, producing MSETLEIEQPVLPTISPATDAEIVTYLRRSYKFAEVATLAERDALILQLCEQCEITVSDEEWQAAGDAFRTEHKILGVAETYAWLAHQRVSVEDWSEGIKARLLAQKLKAYLFGEVVDSYYLQNREEYQRVALSQILVLDFTDAMKLAKALREEQGSFCALALEYSKGKQSQENGGFTGVRFLSELLPEIVQAIAAVKEGEIIGPIHTKLGYHILRVEKRFPPELSETVREQILDTLFEFWIQENSKARMLSE from the coding sequence ATGTCGGAAACTTTAGAAATCGAACAACCAGTTCTACCAACAATTTCTCCTGCAACCGATGCAGAGATTGTAACTTACCTCCGCCGTTCTTATAAATTTGCTGAAGTTGCTACCTTAGCTGAACGCGATGCCCTGATTTTACAGCTTTGCGAACAATGCGAAATTACCGTGTCGGATGAAGAATGGCAAGCTGCTGGTGATGCTTTTCGCACCGAACACAAAATACTAGGAGTTGCAGAAACGTATGCATGGCTTGCGCATCAGCGGGTAAGTGTCGAAGATTGGTCTGAAGGAATCAAGGCTAGGCTGCTGGCGCAGAAGTTGAAAGCATATCTGTTTGGAGAAGTTGTCGATAGTTATTACTTGCAAAATCGAGAGGAATATCAGCGAGTTGCACTTTCACAAATTCTTGTACTTGATTTTACTGATGCGATGAAACTAGCTAAGGCACTACGCGAGGAACAAGGGTCTTTCTGTGCTTTGGCATTGGAATATTCAAAGGGTAAACAGTCGCAAGAAAACGGCGGGTTTACTGGAGTGCGCTTTTTGAGTGAATTGCTACCAGAAATTGTCCAGGCGATCGCTGCAGTCAAAGAAGGTGAAATTATCGGACCCATTCACACAAAACTCGGCTATCACATTCTCCGAGTTGAAAAAAGATTTCCTCCAGAACTCAGTGAAACTGTGAGAGAGCAAATTTTAGATACCTTGTTTGAATTCTGGATTCAGGAAAACAGTAAAGCGAGAATGCTTAGTGAATGA
- a CDS encoding aldo/keto reductase: MKITDLTAPTDDVIPVRKQFPNSDLPFYRPLGRTNLSVSCLGLGGGGQISSEDTLYAFDQGINFFFYSSDLHHYLYSSMAGALRQLCGRKSAVREQVVLATVSYIVKTPDAIFSSLYDQFVDLGIDYIDIFFWGWIGADNAGDLQNCLSASNDIRGPNTVCQRTMERIFSTSERLKKMGAVRYIGASFHDHHLARQWLNNPLLDVVMVRHNIAHRTAQQEVFTQLDPQDSQRSGIVTFKSAGMHNFLGDSPVNLPPGCWRPTVPDLYRYSLSQNCVDVCLTGLTRREEVDAAIANVQRGKLSAAELDYLALYGDLHRNRVKVQDVPAERWYQPPLPAAL, translated from the coding sequence ATCGTCCCCTTGGTCGCACAAACTTAAGTGTGAGTTGTCTGGGCTTGGGAGGTGGCGGACAGATTTCGAGCGAAGATACGCTTTATGCGTTTGACCAGGGAATCAATTTCTTTTTCTACTCTAGCGATCTCCACCACTATCTTTACAGTTCAATGGCAGGGGCGCTACGTCAACTGTGCGGACGCAAATCCGCAGTGCGCGAGCAAGTGGTACTCGCAACGGTATCTTACATTGTCAAGACTCCGGATGCCATTTTCTCTTCGCTTTACGATCAGTTTGTTGATTTGGGGATTGACTATATTGATATCTTTTTTTGGGGTTGGATCGGTGCAGATAATGCAGGTGATTTGCAGAACTGCTTGAGTGCTTCTAATGATATTCGCGGCCCCAATACCGTATGTCAGCGTACCATGGAAAGAATATTTAGTACCTCAGAGCGCCTCAAGAAAATGGGTGCAGTTCGCTATATTGGTGCTTCTTTTCACGATCATCATCTAGCGCGTCAATGGCTCAACAATCCGTTGTTAGATGTGGTGATGGTACGGCATAATATCGCCCACCGTACCGCCCAACAAGAGGTTTTTACCCAACTAGATCCTCAAGACTCACAGCGTTCAGGAATTGTCACTTTTAAATCGGCTGGAATGCACAATTTTCTGGGAGATTCGCCTGTTAATCTCCCGCCAGGGTGCTGGCGACCGACGGTTCCTGATTTGTATCGTTATTCACTTAGCCAAAACTGTGTTGATGTCTGTTTGACAGGATTAACACGGCGAGAAGAAGTTGATGCAGCGATCGCCAATGTGCAACGAGGTAAGCTCTCAGCTGCAGAACTCGACTATCTTGCACTGTATGGTGATTTGCATCGCAATCGAGTCAAAGTGCAAGATGTTCCTGCTGAACGCTGGTATCAACCACCACTCCCAGCAGCTTTGTAA
- a CDS encoding peptidylprolyl isomerase has protein sequence MLNLININSSNIIHEIKLTCQLPSLIEGIINRKIIAKIAAEKGITATQEELQQGADNLRIINHLHHAEDTWKWLEKHHLSVDDFEEIVYSNVISAKLAQHLFADSIEPFFVEHQLDYAGVVFYEVILNDQDLALELFYAITEKEISFAEVASQYIEDPELRRCGGYRGILHRKDLKPEISAAVFAATPPQLLKPIVASKGVHLIFVEEIIQPQLDDELRYQLLSDLFSEWLKQQIAKSEVNVQIESTVSV, from the coding sequence ATGTTGAATTTAATTAACATTAATTCTAGCAATATCATTCATGAAATCAAGCTCACATGTCAACTTCCTTCGCTTATTGAAGGAATTATAAATCGGAAAATCATTGCTAAAATTGCAGCAGAAAAAGGTATTACAGCTACGCAAGAAGAGTTACAGCAAGGAGCAGACAACCTTCGGATTATAAATCATCTTCATCATGCCGAAGATACTTGGAAATGGCTAGAAAAACATCATCTGTCTGTGGATGATTTTGAAGAAATAGTTTATTCAAATGTTATTTCTGCAAAACTAGCTCAACATTTATTTGCAGATAGTATTGAACCTTTTTTTGTTGAGCATCAACTTGATTATGCTGGCGTTGTATTCTATGAAGTTATCTTAAACGATCAAGATTTGGCATTAGAACTGTTCTATGCAATTACCGAAAAAGAGATAAGTTTTGCTGAGGTTGCTAGTCAGTATATAGAAGATCCTGAATTACGGCGTTGTGGTGGATATCGAGGAATTCTACATAGGAAAGATCTCAAACCTGAGATTTCTGCTGCAGTATTTGCCGCAACTCCACCACAACTTCTCAAACCAATTGTTGCCTCAAAAGGGGTTCATCTGATCTTCGTTGAGGAAATTATTCAACCTCAATTAGACGATGAACTACGTTATCAACTTCTTTCTGATTTATTTTCTGAATGGCTCAAGCAACAAATTGCAAAGTCAGAAGTTAATGTTCAGATAGAAAGTACTGTGTCTGTGTAA
- a CDS encoding HlyD family efflux transporter periplasmic adaptor subunit yields the protein MPTQSENWSYPTQELLNTLPRVWTRGLLYFLLMFAIILLPWTMLAKVDETGSARGRLEPKGKMVRLDIPVGGTVAAINVEEGQIVKAGQSLLVLDSEAILTELQEARAKLEGQQNRLPQLELIKNQLAISIRTQRLQNQAQASAQLAETHQIRQQQSFNQVAAEAAQQLLSKDQDTVQRYRRLQKEGIVSGVQVDMAERTMIENQQRLKKAESDIQQAQAELEKQQSTYESNLRAGELAILDSERQIKEIQTQIIDLQADIAQTKNQISSLLLRLQQHILHAPIDGIIFQLPIQRAGAVVQTGQTIAQIAPNGTTLILKAEMSSQQSGFLRPGLPVKIKFDAYPFQDYGIVPGFLTWVSPDSQTKETIQGQVDTYKLEVTIPQPYIQTTHKRISLTPGQTATAEVIIRQRRVIDFILDPFKKLQVGGLEL from the coding sequence ATGCCTACCCAAAGTGAAAATTGGTCTTATCCTACTCAAGAATTACTCAATACCTTACCAAGAGTTTGGACGCGAGGATTACTTTATTTCTTGTTAATGTTTGCTATCATTCTTTTACCTTGGACAATGCTAGCTAAAGTTGATGAAACTGGTAGCGCTAGAGGACGTCTAGAACCTAAAGGAAAAATGGTAAGACTTGATATCCCTGTTGGCGGTACAGTTGCGGCAATTAATGTTGAAGAGGGTCAAATAGTTAAAGCTGGACAAAGTTTATTAGTACTAGACTCTGAGGCAATTCTAACCGAACTTCAAGAAGCAAGAGCAAAACTAGAAGGACAGCAAAATCGTTTACCACAACTGGAACTGATAAAAAATCAGCTAGCAATTAGTATCCGCACGCAAAGATTACAAAACCAAGCACAAGCCTCAGCACAACTCGCAGAAACACATCAAATTCGCCAACAGCAGAGTTTTAATCAAGTTGCTGCAGAAGCCGCACAACAACTATTGAGTAAAGACCAAGATACAGTACAACGCTATCGGCGACTCCAAAAAGAAGGCATCGTTTCTGGAGTACAAGTAGATATGGCAGAACGCACCATGATCGAGAATCAGCAGCGTTTAAAAAAAGCAGAATCAGATATTCAACAAGCGCAAGCTGAACTTGAAAAACAGCAGAGTACTTATGAAAGTAATTTACGTGCTGGTGAATTAGCAATTTTGGATAGTGAAAGGCAAATCAAGGAAATTCAAACACAAATCATCGATTTGCAAGCTGATATTGCCCAAACAAAAAATCAAATTTCATCTTTACTGTTACGACTTCAACAGCACATCTTACACGCACCGATTGATGGCATCATTTTTCAGTTACCTATTCAACGCGCAGGTGCTGTAGTACAAACAGGACAAACGATCGCTCAAATTGCGCCAAATGGTACTACTCTTATCCTCAAAGCTGAAATGTCTAGTCAACAAAGTGGTTTTCTTCGCCCTGGATTGCCAGTCAAAATCAAATTTGATGCTTATCCTTTTCAAGATTATGGAATAGTACCTGGGTTTTTAACTTGGGTATCACCGGATTCTCAAACTAAAGAAACAATTCAAGGTCAGGTGGATACATACAAACTAGAAGTTACAATTCCTCAGCCTTATATTCAAACAACACATAAACGTATTTCTCTCACTCCAGGTCAGACAGCAACTGCTGAGGTCATCATTCGACAGCGCCGAGTTATAGACTTTATTCTCGATCCTTTCAAGAAATTACAAGTAGGTGGTTTAGAACTCTAA
- a CDS encoding peptidase domain-containing ABC transporter — protein sequence MGQKLSEFSLAQLSQLFTQIGQPLSERELFSCYQQAEIIQPNAGKKFWSTADAQRGIYLVLAGKARLLDSSDNLITSLETGSVFGEVTLFAPKQFQPYAVRASVNLKLCYLNYECLQTLIASHPEIRDRLYQQAVLRDLLLLCRQSSFFNNAAVDGLMQMLPLLEQHICSHQIPAALIDSRLWLVRRGELVHSSGDNLSAGDIYFPKASQVNNWQATASTELYVLPNAHWQTALQYVQQLATTTNAPRVTAVEPERISFTEVAVERKNQVKINQAYFPRPTVKVGQWWQQFTRRYPFFAQQSTADCGAACLVMIGRYWGKRFSVNRLRDIANVDRNGASLRGLAAAAESLGFTTRPVKASFNKLAEQTLPAIAHWEGRHYVVVYEVTPKRVVIADPATGQRTLSPAAFKASWTGYTLLLQPTALLNKTKDTTQTWWQFIELIKPHTLVLLEVLIASLLLQVFGLVTPLLTQLLLDRVVVQRSTLTLTAIGAGLLIFGLFRVAMIGLRQYLLDHTAHRIDLALIVGFIKHTFRLPLSFFESRYVGDIISRVQENYKIQQFLTGEALSIFLDLLTVFVYAGLMFWYSWQMALLVLVVVPPFFLLALIATPFFRRISKEIFNSLAEQNSYLIEALTGIRTIKSMAVEQTVRWHWEELLNKSVRTSFSGQVIDNSFLVFSSTIEALATTALLWFGAWQVIQNQLTIGQLVAFNMLLSNVINPFQRLTVLWNQLQEVIIAVERINDVIETQPEEDLQNQPRQLLPPLQGHIRFEQVTFRYHPESEVNTLENISFEVKPGETVALVGRSGSGKTTISKLVLGLYPPTEGKILIDGYDITTVALRSLRQQIGVVDQDTFLFGGTIWENISLGYPEASSDDVHQAAKLAGADQFIQQLPMGYETQIGEGGGMLSGGQRQRIAISRAFLGNPHLLVLDEATSHLDAESERIIQNNLTTLLQGRTTLIIAHRLSTVRQANKILVLDRGVLVESGTHEELMAKRGQYFYLNQQQITGIAS from the coding sequence ATGGGACAAAAATTATCAGAGTTTTCATTAGCACAGCTAAGTCAACTCTTTACCCAAATCGGGCAACCGCTTTCTGAACGGGAACTTTTTAGCTGTTATCAGCAAGCTGAAATTATCCAACCAAATGCAGGCAAGAAATTTTGGTCTACCGCAGATGCGCAGCGCGGAATTTATTTAGTTCTTGCAGGCAAAGCTCGACTTCTTGATAGCAGCGATAATCTAATAACTTCGTTAGAGACAGGTTCGGTATTTGGTGAAGTAACGCTGTTTGCTCCAAAGCAATTTCAACCTTATGCTGTAAGAGCATCTGTTAACTTAAAGCTTTGTTATCTTAATTATGAATGCTTGCAAACTTTGATCGCAAGTCATCCAGAAATTCGCGATCGCTTATACCAACAAGCAGTACTCCGAGACTTATTACTGTTGTGTCGTCAAAGTAGCTTTTTTAACAATGCTGCTGTAGACGGGTTAATGCAGATGTTACCATTGCTAGAGCAACATATATGTAGTCATCAAATTCCTGCTGCTTTAATAGATTCACGGTTATGGTTAGTACGGCGCGGAGAACTCGTGCATTCTTCAGGGGACAACCTAAGTGCGGGTGATATATACTTCCCAAAAGCGTCTCAAGTTAATAACTGGCAAGCAACTGCATCAACTGAGTTGTATGTTCTCCCCAATGCACATTGGCAAACTGCACTCCAGTACGTGCAACAGTTAGCGACTACAACAAATGCACCACGAGTCACGGCTGTAGAACCAGAACGCATCTCATTTACCGAAGTTGCGGTTGAACGCAAAAATCAGGTCAAAATCAACCAAGCTTACTTTCCTCGTCCTACAGTAAAAGTTGGTCAATGGTGGCAGCAATTTACGCGACGTTATCCTTTTTTTGCGCAACAAAGTACCGCTGATTGTGGTGCAGCTTGTCTGGTGATGATTGGGCGTTATTGGGGAAAACGCTTTAGTGTTAATCGGTTACGTGATATTGCTAATGTTGACCGCAATGGGGCATCGTTACGGGGATTAGCAGCAGCAGCAGAAAGCCTTGGGTTTACGACTCGACCAGTAAAAGCTAGCTTTAACAAACTAGCCGAACAAACTTTACCTGCGATCGCCCATTGGGAAGGAAGACACTATGTTGTTGTCTACGAAGTTACTCCTAAGCGGGTTGTAATTGCTGATCCAGCCACGGGTCAAAGAACGCTGAGTCCAGCAGCATTTAAGGCAAGTTGGACAGGTTACACCTTATTATTGCAGCCTACCGCCCTACTTAATAAAACAAAAGACACAACGCAAACGTGGTGGCAGTTTATTGAGTTAATCAAACCTCACACATTAGTTTTGCTAGAGGTACTGATTGCTTCTCTCCTACTACAGGTTTTTGGGCTAGTTACGCCACTACTAACTCAGCTGCTACTCGACCGAGTGGTAGTGCAACGCAGTACTCTAACTTTAACTGCTATAGGAGCGGGTTTGCTGATTTTTGGTTTATTCCGAGTGGCAATGATTGGTTTGCGGCAATATTTATTAGACCACACGGCACACCGGATTGATTTAGCGTTAATTGTTGGTTTTATCAAGCATACTTTTCGCTTACCACTCAGTTTTTTTGAGTCTCGCTATGTTGGCGATATTATCTCGCGCGTTCAAGAAAATTATAAAATTCAGCAATTTCTTACAGGTGAAGCACTTTCCATATTTCTCGATCTCCTGACAGTATTTGTCTATGCAGGACTGATGTTTTGGTACAGCTGGCAAATGGCACTCCTTGTCTTAGTTGTTGTACCACCATTTTTCTTGTTGGCATTAATTGCTACGCCCTTCTTTCGCCGCATTTCCAAAGAAATTTTTAATTCCCTTGCCGAACAAAACAGTTACTTAATTGAAGCACTCACAGGCATTCGGACAATTAAATCAATGGCAGTTGAGCAGACGGTGCGTTGGCATTGGGAAGAACTTCTGAATAAGTCTGTACGTACTTCTTTTTCTGGACAAGTTATTGATAACAGTTTTTTGGTATTTAGCTCAACAATCGAAGCGCTAGCCACCACCGCATTGCTTTGGTTTGGGGCATGGCAGGTAATTCAAAACCAACTGACTATTGGGCAATTAGTTGCTTTCAATATGCTGTTGAGTAATGTTATTAATCCTTTTCAACGTTTAACAGTTTTGTGGAATCAACTACAAGAAGTGATTATTGCAGTTGAGCGAATTAATGACGTGATTGAAACTCAACCAGAAGAAGATTTACAAAATCAACCACGGCAATTATTACCACCGTTACAAGGTCACATTCGCTTTGAACAAGTGACATTTCGTTACCATCCCGAAAGCGAGGTCAACACGTTAGAGAATATTAGCTTTGAGGTAAAACCAGGAGAAACTGTAGCGCTTGTTGGTCGTAGTGGTTCTGGTAAAACAACAATTTCTAAGTTAGTTTTAGGGCTTTATCCACCCACAGAAGGCAAGATTTTGATCGATGGTTACGATATTACAACTGTAGCTTTGCGATCGCTTCGCCAGCAGATCGGTGTTGTCGATCAAGATACTTTTCTCTTTGGCGGGACGATTTGGGAAAATATTAGCCTTGGTTATCCTGAAGCGTCTTCAGACGATGTTCACCAAGCAGCCAAACTTGCAGGTGCCGATCAGTTTATTCAACAACTCCCAATGGGTTATGAAACTCAAATTGGTGAAGGCGGTGGAATGCTATCTGGAGGACAACGCCAAAGAATCGCGATCTCTCGTGCTTTTCTTGGCAATCCCCACTTGCTTGTTCTTGATGAAGCAACTAGTCATCTCGATGCCGAATCTGAGCGAATTATTCAAAATAACCTTACTACACTCCTACAAGGACGCACAACGCTGATCATTGCTCATCGTCTTTCTACCGTACGCCAAGCCAACAAGATTTTAGTCTTAGATCGAGGAGTATTAGTTGAAAGTGGTACGCATGAAGAATTAATGGCAAAACGCGGTCAATATTTCTACCTCAATCAGCAACAAATTACAGGAATTGCTTCGTAG